The Myxocyprinus asiaticus isolate MX2 ecotype Aquarium Trade chromosome 39, UBuf_Myxa_2, whole genome shotgun sequence genome window below encodes:
- the LOC127430217 gene encoding serpin H1-like isoform X1, giving the protein MHLLSFRVKIIDNYEYENLSRLPLQPKHTASMWVTKLIALCLLAVAVSGEDKKLSSHATSMADTSANLAFNLYHKVAKEKNLENILISPVVVASSLGMVAMGGKSSTASQVKSLLKADALKDDHLHTGLSELLTEVSDPQARNVTWKISNRLYGPSSVSFADDFVKNSKKHYNYEHSKINFRDKRSAINSINEWAAKSTDGKLQEVTKDVKNTDGAMIVNAMFFKPHWDEKFHHKMVDNRGFLVTRSYTVSVPMMHRTGIYGFYEDKENKLFVLDMPLAHKKSSMIFIMPYHTEPLERLEKLLTRQQLDTWISKLEERAVAISLPKVSMEVSHDLQKHLGELGLTEAVEKSKADLSNISGKRDLYLANVFHASAFEWDTEGNPFDTSIYGSEKIRNPKLFYADHPFIFLVKDNKTNSILFIGRLVRPKGDKMRDEL; this is encoded by the exons ATGCACCTCTTGTCTTTCAGAGTGAAAATCATTGACAACTATGAATATGAAAACCTATCGAG GCTTCCATTGCAACCCAAACACACAGCAAGCATGTGGGTCACCAAACTCATTGCACTGTGCCTTTTGGCTGTGGCCGTGTCTGGTGAGGACAAGAAGCTGAGCAGCCATGCAACCTCTATGGCAGACACCAGCGCAAACCTGGCCTTCAATCTCTACCACAAAGTTGCCAAAGAGAAGAACCTAGAAAACATCCTCATCTCTCCTGTGGTGGTGGCTTCCTCTTTGGGAATGGTTGCCATGGGGGGGAAATCTTCCACTGCTTCCCAGGTTAAGAGTCTCCTGAAGGCTGATGCCCTGAAAGATGACCATCTCCACACAGGGCTGTCCGAGCTTCTCACAGAGGTGAGCGACCCACAGGCCCGTAATGTCACATGGAAGATCAGCAACAGGCTCTATGGTCCCAGCTCCGTCAGCTTTGCAGACGACTTTGTCAAGAACAGCAAGAAGCACTACAACTACGAACACTCGAAGATCAACTTCCGCGATAAGAGAAGTGCCATTAACTCAATCAACGAATGGGCAGCCAAGTCAACTGATGGCAAGCTGCAAGAAGTTACCAAGGATGTGAAAAACACAGATGGGGCCATGATCGTCAACGCCATGTTCTTCAAAC CCCACTGGGATGAGAAGTTCCACCACAAGATGGTTGACAACCGTGGTTTCCTGGTTACCCGTTCTTACACTGTCTCTGTTCCAATGATGCATCGCACAG GTATCTATGGCTTCTATGAGGATAAAGAGAACAAGCTCTTTGTGTTGGACATGCCTTTGGCGCATAAGAAGTCCAGCATGATTTTCATCATGCCCTATCACACGGAGCCTCTGGAGAGGCTGGAGAAACTGCTTACTCGCCAGCAGTTGGACACCTGGATCAGCAAGCTCGAGGAGAGAGCAGTAGCCATATCTCTACCTAAAGTTAGCATGGAAGTCAGCCATGACCTTCAg AAACATCTCGGAGAACTTGGTCTTACTGAGGCTGTGGAAAAGTCTAAGGCAGATCTGTCCAACATTTCTGGCAAGAGAGATCTTTACCTGGCTAATGTCTTCCATGCTTCTGCCTTTGAGTGGGACACAGAGGGCAATCCATTTGATACCAGTATTTATGGTAGCGAAAAGATCAGGAACCCCAAGCTCTTCTATGCTGACCATCCTTTTATTTTCCTTGTGAAAGACAACAAGACCAACTCCATCCTTTTCATTGGCAGGCTAGTTCGGCCCAAGGGTGACAAAATGAGGGATGAATTGTAA
- the LOC127430217 gene encoding serpin H1-like isoform X2 has protein sequence MWVTKLIALCLLAVAVSGEDKKLSSHATSMADTSANLAFNLYHKVAKEKNLENILISPVVVASSLGMVAMGGKSSTASQVKSLLKADALKDDHLHTGLSELLTEVSDPQARNVTWKISNRLYGPSSVSFADDFVKNSKKHYNYEHSKINFRDKRSAINSINEWAAKSTDGKLQEVTKDVKNTDGAMIVNAMFFKPHWDEKFHHKMVDNRGFLVTRSYTVSVPMMHRTGIYGFYEDKENKLFVLDMPLAHKKSSMIFIMPYHTEPLERLEKLLTRQQLDTWISKLEERAVAISLPKVSMEVSHDLQKHLGELGLTEAVEKSKADLSNISGKRDLYLANVFHASAFEWDTEGNPFDTSIYGSEKIRNPKLFYADHPFIFLVKDNKTNSILFIGRLVRPKGDKMRDEL, from the exons ATGTGGGTCACCAAACTCATTGCACTGTGCCTTTTGGCTGTGGCCGTGTCTGGTGAGGACAAGAAGCTGAGCAGCCATGCAACCTCTATGGCAGACACCAGCGCAAACCTGGCCTTCAATCTCTACCACAAAGTTGCCAAAGAGAAGAACCTAGAAAACATCCTCATCTCTCCTGTGGTGGTGGCTTCCTCTTTGGGAATGGTTGCCATGGGGGGGAAATCTTCCACTGCTTCCCAGGTTAAGAGTCTCCTGAAGGCTGATGCCCTGAAAGATGACCATCTCCACACAGGGCTGTCCGAGCTTCTCACAGAGGTGAGCGACCCACAGGCCCGTAATGTCACATGGAAGATCAGCAACAGGCTCTATGGTCCCAGCTCCGTCAGCTTTGCAGACGACTTTGTCAAGAACAGCAAGAAGCACTACAACTACGAACACTCGAAGATCAACTTCCGCGATAAGAGAAGTGCCATTAACTCAATCAACGAATGGGCAGCCAAGTCAACTGATGGCAAGCTGCAAGAAGTTACCAAGGATGTGAAAAACACAGATGGGGCCATGATCGTCAACGCCATGTTCTTCAAAC CCCACTGGGATGAGAAGTTCCACCACAAGATGGTTGACAACCGTGGTTTCCTGGTTACCCGTTCTTACACTGTCTCTGTTCCAATGATGCATCGCACAG GTATCTATGGCTTCTATGAGGATAAAGAGAACAAGCTCTTTGTGTTGGACATGCCTTTGGCGCATAAGAAGTCCAGCATGATTTTCATCATGCCCTATCACACGGAGCCTCTGGAGAGGCTGGAGAAACTGCTTACTCGCCAGCAGTTGGACACCTGGATCAGCAAGCTCGAGGAGAGAGCAGTAGCCATATCTCTACCTAAAGTTAGCATGGAAGTCAGCCATGACCTTCAg AAACATCTCGGAGAACTTGGTCTTACTGAGGCTGTGGAAAAGTCTAAGGCAGATCTGTCCAACATTTCTGGCAAGAGAGATCTTTACCTGGCTAATGTCTTCCATGCTTCTGCCTTTGAGTGGGACACAGAGGGCAATCCATTTGATACCAGTATTTATGGTAGCGAAAAGATCAGGAACCCCAAGCTCTTCTATGCTGACCATCCTTTTATTTTCCTTGTGAAAGACAACAAGACCAACTCCATCCTTTTCATTGGCAGGCTAGTTCGGCCCAAGGGTGACAAAATGAGGGATGAATTGTAA